A part of Mucilaginibacter defluvii genomic DNA contains:
- a CDS encoding alpha/beta hydrolase has product METIYQDEQLIKNWPGFSNHQIEVNGTRLHYVDGGTGPVLICLPGWPQTWYSYHSVAPELAAKFRVIVIDIRGMGSSATPASGYDKKTMAADVYELMLKLGITKANILGHDIGGMVAASLAHNYPDVVECLILADGLHPDEGMMQMKLMPPSGTFGEKIDNQQPYTWWMSFNQVKELPEKLLEGRFRYLLDWLFNYVMVDDSMMTDFDRNVYAVVYNQPERIRASNAWYQAFNQDIEDAKTYSKLDMPLLGLASNVSFGYYQYALPVIANQYKLSHLENTGHYMFEENPDAVIDAITDFLKAGT; this is encoded by the coding sequence ATGGAAACGATATATCAAGATGAACAATTGATCAAGAACTGGCCGGGCTTCTCCAACCATCAAATTGAGGTAAACGGCACGCGGCTGCATTATGTAGATGGTGGCACCGGGCCGGTGTTAATTTGTCTGCCCGGCTGGCCGCAAACCTGGTATTCTTACCATTCTGTAGCGCCCGAGTTAGCAGCCAAATTCCGTGTAATTGTGATTGATATTCGTGGCATGGGCAGTTCAGCAACACCGGCATCCGGTTACGATAAGAAAACAATGGCTGCCGATGTTTATGAGCTGATGCTGAAACTCGGCATTACCAAAGCGAATATTTTGGGGCATGACATTGGCGGGATGGTAGCCGCCAGCCTGGCACATAACTATCCGGACGTTGTTGAATGCCTGATACTGGCAGATGGCCTGCATCCCGACGAAGGCATGATGCAGATGAAGCTAATGCCGCCTTCGGGAACTTTTGGCGAGAAGATAGACAACCAACAGCCTTATACCTGGTGGATGAGTTTTAACCAGGTAAAAGAATTGCCCGAGAAGTTGCTGGAAGGCCGGTTCCGCTACCTGCTCGACTGGCTTTTTAACTACGTAATGGTTGATGATAGCATGATGACCGATTTTGACCGGAATGTTTATGCGGTAGTTTATAATCAACCCGAGCGGATACGCGCATCCAATGCCTGGTACCAGGCTTTTAACCAGGATATTGAAGACGCTAAAACTTATTCAAAGTTGGATATGCCGCTATTGGGTTTGGCCAGCAATGTATCTTTCGGCTATTACCAATATGCTTTACCCGTTATTGCAAATCAATATAAACTATCGCACCTGGAAAACACCGGGCATTATATGTTTGAAGAAAACCCGGACGCCGTTATTGACGCGATTACTGATTTTTTGAAAGCAGGCACTTAG
- the yiaA gene encoding inner membrane protein YiaA translates to MESLQHKTEEFSPLAKHGEKTRNPFKPTGAFIGASWFALLTGILAFIIGLWNANMQLNEKGYYFTILLFGLFAVISVQKSVRDRAEGLAVSELYYGLSWFATIAAMVLLTIGLWNVDMLLSEKGFYAMAFCLSMFSAIAVQKNTRDAKMFEDKEM, encoded by the coding sequence ATGGAATCGCTACAACACAAAACAGAAGAGTTTTCACCACTTGCAAAACATGGCGAGAAAACCAGAAACCCGTTTAAACCAACCGGCGCTTTTATAGGCGCATCGTGGTTTGCCCTGTTAACCGGCATACTGGCCTTTATAATAGGCTTATGGAATGCCAACATGCAGCTTAACGAAAAAGGCTATTACTTTACCATACTGCTGTTTGGCCTGTTCGCCGTAATATCGGTACAAAAAAGCGTACGCGACCGGGCTGAAGGGCTTGCCGTATCTGAACTTTATTATGGCCTGAGTTGGTTTGCCACCATAGCGGCCATGGTATTATTGACCATCGGCTTGTGGAACGTAGATATGCTGTTAAGCGAAAAAGGCTTTTATGCTATGGCATTTTGCCTGAGCATGTTCTCGGCCATTGCCGTACAAAAAAATACCCGCGACGCCAAGATGTTTGAGGATAAAGAAATGTAA
- a CDS encoding Crp/Fnr family transcriptional regulator, with translation MQELKDYLRSTVMMTEEDMQTILGYFAPKWISKGQLLLKRGQVARHYYFLKSGALRFYYDQDRELTAWIVQPGEFFTEISSLNPELPTRFNIEAVENAELYCISKTDMEMLYKQLSAWQEFGRKTWEGMAIRMIDEIIRFQTMTVEERYLEFLKKPGFMQLISVKQMASYLGITPNALSRIRKNLR, from the coding sequence ATGCAGGAGTTAAAAGATTATTTACGCTCAACCGTGATGATGACCGAAGAGGATATGCAAACTATACTCGGTTATTTTGCACCGAAATGGATAAGCAAAGGACAATTGCTGTTAAAACGCGGACAGGTGGCCAGGCATTATTATTTCCTAAAAAGCGGGGCATTGCGCTTTTATTACGACCAGGACCGCGAACTTACCGCGTGGATCGTTCAGCCCGGAGAGTTTTTCACCGAAATTTCCAGCCTGAACCCGGAGCTGCCCACGCGATTTAACATTGAGGCCGTTGAAAACGCGGAGCTGTATTGCATCAGCAAAACAGATATGGAAATGCTTTACAAACAATTATCCGCCTGGCAGGAGTTTGGCCGTAAAACATGGGAAGGAATGGCCATCCGCATGATTGATGAGATCATCCGCTTCCAAACCATGACGGTGGAGGAACGTTACCTGGAATTTTTGAAAAAGCCGGGCTTTATGCAACTCATATCCGTAAAGCAAATGGCTTCATACCTTGGTATTACCCCAAACGCCTTAAGCCGCATCCGCAAAAATTTACGCTAA
- a CDS encoding polyprenyl synthetase family protein produces the protein MPGINEIKRPIAADIDAFEAKFKASMQSSVPLLDRITHYIVKRKGKQIRPMFVFFSASICGGINESTHRGAALVELLHTATLVHDDVVDNSYQRRGFFSINALWKNKIAVLVGDYLLSKGLLLSIDNDDFKLLKIVSEAVKQMSEGELLQVEKVRRMDVDEPVYYEVIRQKTASLIAACCACGAASAGASDEVVKKMHDFGENIGIAFQIKDDMFDFGTDDVGKPLGIDIKEKKVTLPLIYALKNAEPSQKKRMMSLVKNHNDEPEKIMQIIAFVKQAGGLEYAETQMKIYQEKAFDILRTFPEGDARTGLEQLVRYTTERNK, from the coding sequence ATGCCCGGCATTAACGAAATAAAAAGACCTATCGCTGCCGATATTGACGCGTTTGAGGCCAAGTTTAAAGCATCTATGCAAAGCTCGGTGCCCCTGCTTGACCGTATAACCCATTACATCGTAAAGCGCAAAGGCAAGCAGATACGTCCTATGTTCGTTTTTTTCTCGGCCAGCATTTGCGGCGGCATCAACGAGAGTACCCATCGTGGCGCGGCATTGGTTGAGCTTTTGCACACCGCTACATTAGTGCATGATGATGTGGTTGATAACTCCTACCAGCGCCGGGGTTTTTTCTCCATCAACGCTTTATGGAAAAACAAGATCGCCGTTTTGGTGGGCGATTACCTGCTTTCAAAAGGACTACTCCTCTCAATTGATAACGATGATTTTAAGTTGCTCAAAATCGTATCTGAAGCAGTAAAGCAAATGAGCGAGGGCGAACTTTTGCAGGTTGAAAAGGTGCGGCGTATGGATGTGGATGAACCGGTTTATTATGAGGTGATCCGCCAAAAAACGGCCTCGCTGATAGCTGCATGCTGTGCCTGTGGCGCGGCCTCGGCAGGGGCAAGCGACGAGGTGGTTAAAAAAATGCACGACTTTGGCGAGAACATCGGTATAGCTTTCCAGATTAAGGATGATATGTTTGATTTTGGCACCGATGATGTGGGCAAACCCCTCGGCATTGATATTAAGGAGAAAAAAGTAACCCTGCCGCTGATATACGCGCTCAAAAACGCGGAGCCATCGCAAAAAAAGCGGATGATGAGCCTGGTGAAGAACCATAACGACGAGCCGGAGAAAATAATGCAGATAATTGCGTTTGTAAAACAGGCCGGCGGACTGGAGTATGCCGAAACGCAAATGAAAATATACCAGGAAAAGGCGTTTGATATACTCCGTACCTTCCCCGAAGGCGACGCCCGCACCGGTTTGGAACAATTAGTGCGCTACACCACCGAAAGAAACAAATAA
- a CDS encoding NmrA family NAD(P)-binding protein, whose translation MNNIILIAGATGDLGGKICKHLLNKGTAVKAVVRKESDEAKVNELRNSGVEIVTADFADEAALSDACKGVSCIVSALAGLRDVIVTAQSQLLTAAIRAGVPRFIPSDFCTDFTRLETGDNRNFDLRREFQDIVDASEIKVTSIFNGAFAHVLQYNMPLLGTKNNTITYYTGKADWQIDFTTIDNTAAYTAAAALDDNSPRFLRIAGFRVSPNELAELAGRVFGKEFELSEQGSLEQFASYIQTVRSQNPEGENQLYPQWQQMQYLYSMFAAHHNALDNDRYPDIDWQPAEETLKQIKNQSPA comes from the coding sequence ATGAATAACATTATTTTAATAGCAGGAGCCACCGGCGATCTAGGTGGCAAAATATGTAAACATCTGCTCAACAAAGGAACCGCCGTAAAGGCTGTAGTAAGAAAAGAGAGTGACGAAGCCAAGGTTAATGAGCTTCGTAACTCAGGCGTTGAAATTGTTACTGCTGATTTTGCTGACGAGGCTGCCCTATCCGATGCATGCAAAGGTGTTTCGTGCATAGTATCGGCACTGGCAGGCCTGCGCGATGTAATTGTGACGGCGCAAAGCCAATTATTAACGGCCGCCATACGTGCAGGCGTACCGAGGTTCATTCCGTCAGACTTTTGTACGGACTTTACCCGGCTTGAAACAGGCGATAACCGTAATTTCGATCTTCGCAGGGAGTTCCAAGATATAGTTGATGCGAGCGAAATAAAAGTCACTTCTATTTTTAATGGCGCGTTCGCCCACGTATTGCAATACAATATGCCCTTGCTTGGCACTAAAAATAACACCATTACTTATTATACGGGTAAAGCCGACTGGCAGATCGATTTTACAACTATAGATAATACAGCTGCTTATACCGCAGCCGCTGCATTGGATGATAACTCGCCGCGTTTTCTGCGTATTGCCGGCTTCAGGGTAAGCCCAAATGAGCTGGCAGAACTGGCCGGGCGCGTATTTGGTAAAGAGTTTGAATTAAGTGAACAGGGCTCACTCGAACAATTTGCATCTTATATACAAACCGTACGAAGCCAAAATCCGGAAGGCGAAAACCAGTTATACCCGCAATGGCAGCAGATGCAATACTTATACAGCATGTTCGCGGCACATCACAACGCGCTTGATAATGACCGCTATCCTGATATAGACTGGCAACCAGCCGAAGAAACACTTAAACAAATCAAAAATCAATCGCCCGCGTAA
- a CDS encoding acetylxylan esterase, producing MYKVRILFTAVLMLVATQAFCAVSSFLQQDEEHGSGAEQEGEFTFEASPKKKEGIFQSGEKVEYELKIHNSYNVVQEGTLSYLVTDLKNKELGSKSMPVKLGKHANGKYSFTLPQQKDPGFYKVSFMINVTEYDDTLRRVYGFNTKEIKSTAPRPVDFDDFWSDARAELNAVKPNFKITEQPDMAQGGTSVYLVEAQSLGNLKVRGWLTMPKNLKAGKKLPVWLVLPGYGGTGVKPIFGNSELAILSFNVRGQGNSRDIVHPTKDGYLTTDIENKKKYIYRGAIMDCIRAVDFICSRPELDSTNIICSGGSMGGYLSIVTCSLDKRIKLCSANNPVFCDFRALQGNPDWPMSAIVKYSKDKYLPLNKLLNNLDYYDLKNFSGNLNCKALIGVSLLDNLAPPYNEYTMLNNIKSNPKVFVYPELAHEVPPSLFTYLSNWMMDEFGIF from the coding sequence ATGTATAAAGTCAGGATACTATTTACGGCGGTATTGATGCTTGTGGCAACACAAGCTTTTTGCGCCGTGAGCAGTTTTTTGCAGCAGGATGAGGAGCACGGCAGTGGTGCCGAGCAGGAAGGCGAATTTACGTTTGAAGCATCGCCTAAAAAGAAAGAAGGCATTTTTCAATCCGGCGAAAAAGTAGAGTATGAGCTGAAGATACATAATTCATACAATGTGGTACAGGAAGGTACGCTGAGCTATCTGGTAACTGATTTAAAGAATAAGGAGCTTGGCTCCAAATCAATGCCGGTAAAGCTGGGCAAACACGCCAACGGTAAATACTCATTCACGTTGCCGCAGCAAAAGGATCCGGGTTTCTACAAAGTATCATTCATGATCAACGTTACCGAGTATGACGATACGCTGCGCCGCGTTTATGGCTTTAACACGAAGGAGATAAAATCGACAGCCCCTCGTCCTGTTGATTTTGATGATTTTTGGTCGGATGCCCGTGCGGAACTTAATGCCGTTAAACCCAACTTTAAAATAACCGAGCAGCCCGATATGGCACAGGGCGGCACGAGTGTTTATTTGGTTGAAGCACAATCATTAGGTAACCTTAAAGTGCGTGGCTGGCTTACTATGCCTAAAAACCTGAAAGCCGGTAAAAAGCTACCGGTGTGGCTGGTACTGCCGGGGTATGGCGGAACGGGCGTTAAGCCGATATTCGGCAATTCAGAACTGGCTATTCTCTCGTTCAACGTACGCGGGCAGGGTAACAGCCGTGATATTGTTCACCCCACTAAGGATGGTTACCTGACTACCGACATCGAAAATAAAAAGAAATACATTTACCGCGGCGCGATAATGGATTGCATCCGCGCGGTTGATTTTATATGCTCACGCCCGGAACTTGATTCAACCAACATCATTTGCTCAGGCGGTAGTATGGGTGGTTATTTAAGTATTGTTACCTGTAGTTTGGATAAGCGCATTAAGCTATGCTCGGCCAACAACCCCGTGTTTTGCGATTTCAGGGCGCTGCAGGGCAATCCCGACTGGCCAATGAGCGCCATAGTGAAATATAGTAAAGACAAATACCTCCCGCTTAACAAGCTGCTGAATAACCTAGATTATTATGATTTGAAAAATTTTTCGGGCAATTTGAATTGTAAGGCGCTTATAGGGGTGAGTTTGCTGGATAACCTGGCGCCCCCATATAATGAGTATACCATGCTCAACAATATTAAATCGAACCCCAAAGTGTTTGTTTACCCTGAATTGGCGCATGAGGTACCCCCATCGTTATTTACTTATTTAAGTAACTGGATGATGGATGAATTCGGAATTTTTTAA
- a CDS encoding carboxypeptidase-like regulatory domain-containing protein, translating to MRFWLLFFLLLPLSSIAQHKISGRVLNAIDNKPINNASVLLNNTTIGTASSADGTFTLQNVKGGKYELIISSVGYETYMSSVFIENNYAELKTVKLLPKSIVLSEVNVRPDADWFARYDVFKREFLGSSKLASKCKILNPEILNLEYSKNKHVLKATTDDFLIIENSELGYRIKYLLQEFNFDQSHRMLFYGGSTLFEDMKGTPSQKKKWKKNRLKAYLGSQVHFLRSAIGNRLADENFEVLRLVRDTSNRKGIFSRIQYLVKQPLQVTDYIKHTDQRTLFALQFKDCLYVMYKKRRNTEANAFAMNLKEAPKHEASIDPHSVINEGIWATQRVAELLPVNYEPPID from the coding sequence ATGCGTTTTTGGCTGCTCTTTTTTCTGCTTCTGCCACTAAGCAGCATAGCCCAACACAAAATCAGCGGACGGGTTCTTAATGCAATTGATAATAAGCCTATTAATAATGCCAGCGTTTTGCTTAATAACACTACTATTGGTACGGCAAGCAGTGCCGATGGTACCTTTACCTTGCAAAATGTTAAAGGCGGTAAGTACGAACTGATTATCTCGTCTGTGGGTTATGAAACTTACATGAGCAGTGTATTTATTGAAAATAACTATGCTGAGCTAAAAACCGTAAAGCTGCTGCCTAAATCCATCGTGCTGTCAGAAGTTAATGTGCGGCCGGATGCTGACTGGTTTGCCCGGTATGATGTTTTTAAGCGGGAATTTTTAGGTTCATCCAAACTGGCATCTAAATGCAAAATACTCAACCCGGAAATACTTAATTTGGAATACAGCAAAAACAAACACGTATTAAAGGCCACTACTGATGACTTTTTGATCATCGAAAACAGTGAGTTAGGCTATCGCATTAAATATCTGCTACAGGAGTTTAATTTCGATCAGAGCCATAGAATGCTTTTTTATGGCGGCTCCACTTTGTTTGAAGATATGAAGGGCACACCATCGCAAAAAAAGAAATGGAAAAAAAACCGGTTAAAGGCATACCTGGGTTCGCAGGTGCACTTTTTAAGGTCGGCCATTGGCAACCGTTTGGCCGATGAAAACTTTGAAGTACTCAGGCTGGTACGTGATACCTCTAACAGAAAAGGGATTTTCAGCCGTATCCAATATCTCGTAAAACAACCTTTACAGGTAACCGATTATATTAAGCATACCGACCAGCGTACGCTGTTTGCCTTGCAGTTTAAAGATTGCCTGTATGTAATGTATAAAAAACGCCGCAACACCGAGGCCAACGCTTTTGCCATGAACCTAAAAGAGGCGCCGAAACACGAGGCATCCATCGATCCGCACAGTGTGATAAACGAGGGCATATGGGCCACCCAACGGGTTGCCGAACTTTTACCCGTAAATTATGAGCCGCCGATTGATTAA
- a CDS encoding TerC/Alx family metal homeostasis membrane protein: MANELIFIVGFIIFIGLMLAIDLGLFAKKNKPVSAREAAIMSGVWIILALGFYWLITQYGHLLHGIENFAELQKKNLENAHKLKLNPADFEGSLALYCKNLGLEFITGYVVEYALSVDNIFVMVLIFSAFGVEERYYHKVLLWGILGAVAMRFAFIFLGATLIENFHWILYIFGAFLIYTGITMFINRNQEEKIDPKNHKVVKFASRFFGIHPQFEGGRFFVKRDGKRLLTPLFLVLLIIEFTDVIFAVDSIPAIFSVTKDPYIVFFSNIFAILGLRSMFFLLVNIIDKFHYLKVGLAALLVFIGIKMLAGHYFEEWGFDTVHSLFVIVGILMVSIVASLMFPKKQVAHK; this comes from the coding sequence ATGGCAAACGAGCTTATTTTTATTGTTGGCTTTATAATTTTCATAGGGCTGATGCTTGCTATTGACCTTGGCCTGTTCGCAAAAAAGAACAAACCGGTAAGCGCACGCGAAGCCGCCATTATGAGCGGTGTCTGGATAATTTTGGCGCTGGGCTTTTACTGGCTGATCACCCAATACGGGCACCTGCTGCATGGCATTGAAAATTTTGCCGAATTACAAAAAAAGAACCTTGAAAACGCGCACAAACTAAAATTAAATCCCGCTGATTTTGAGGGCAGCCTTGCCCTATACTGCAAAAATCTGGGGCTTGAATTTATAACAGGCTATGTGGTAGAGTACGCCCTTTCTGTAGATAATATTTTTGTAATGGTGCTCATATTTTCGGCATTTGGCGTAGAGGAGCGTTATTATCATAAAGTGCTGCTGTGGGGCATTTTAGGCGCGGTGGCAATGCGTTTCGCCTTTATATTTTTAGGGGCTACGCTGATAGAGAACTTCCATTGGATATTGTATATTTTCGGCGCGTTTCTGATCTACACGGGCATTACGATGTTTATCAACCGCAATCAGGAAGAAAAGATAGACCCGAAGAACCATAAGGTAGTAAAATTCGCGTCAAGGTTTTTTGGCATACACCCACAGTTTGAGGGCGGCCGATTTTTTGTAAAGCGCGACGGCAAACGGCTGCTCACCCCCCTATTTCTGGTATTACTGATCATTGAATTTACAGATGTTATATTCGCGGTCGACTCCATCCCGGCGATATTTTCAGTTACCAAAGACCCATACATCGTTTTCTTCTCCAACATATTTGCCATACTGGGTTTGCGCTCCATGTTCTTTTTGCTGGTGAACATTATTGATAAGTTTCACTATCTTAAAGTTGGCCTGGCCGCGCTGCTGGTATTTATCGGCATTAAAATGCTTGCCGGGCATTATTTCGAAGAATGGGGATTTGATACCGTGCACTCGCTGTTTGTTATAGTTGGGATATTGATGGTGAGTATTGTAGCATCGCTGATGTTCCCTAAAAAACAGGTGGCCCATAAATAA
- a CDS encoding tetratricopeptide repeat protein produces the protein MRYCLLLLLFVYAPFAFAQTSNAYVQRGNAKANAGNQQGAVEEFTKAIEVNPKNINAYFYRANANGNMQNFKAAIDDFTSVIELKDNYPNAYFYRANAKSNLKQFKEAIVDFDKAALQNSRNADIFHYRANAKLNIGDNAGAITDFTRAIGINPKKYELFEYRGVARANIRDYNGAVADYTQSIKLNPRNADVYYYRANAKSNLADFRGAIADFDKALQLNPRNAEAFYYRGNAKSNINDNKGAIDDYNMAIKLNPKLTDLYHYLGNARSNSADNKGAVADYTKAIELNPVNAELYLYRGIAYKNLSQADSAMEDINRAIRLNPKYAEAYLNRAYLHVDSQRYEAAVMDADSGLLYSPKNDNLFALRGKAKYYLKDTTAALEDINKALELNPQSETAYNTRADLKVDMGRYAEAIKDYDKILAINPGRTDIYTKRGDAKAGAGNNKAAMLDYEKALELNPKNEQAILNLGIAKDKLSDYNGALKLYNAGITINPKNKFFYLQRGITRSHLDGSRVALLDFDKAIAIDSNFAEAYGNRGLEKLRDRDSEGGWIDLNHAIQLNPAPENYLLLGGAKMEQKEYQGALDYYSLAIEKAPRNIKAYMMRGIIKSLLADTAGCFDDFNTAFKIEPQNENIYIERSKARLNLRDSIAAVKDCNTAIDLNEQNASAYLQRGIAKFALKDSRGAIQDYTEALRLQDNLKQAYIRRGEAKARLRNYVDAIADYNTALTFNDRDKQAYYLRGLARIAQKEKDSGCLDLSKSGELGLKEAYDAIRKYCN, from the coding sequence ATGAGATATTGTTTATTGTTGCTGTTATTTGTGTATGCTCCCTTCGCTTTCGCTCAAACGAGTAATGCTTATGTGCAGCGCGGTAATGCCAAGGCCAATGCCGGTAACCAGCAGGGCGCGGTTGAGGAGTTCACCAAAGCCATAGAGGTAAATCCGAAAAACATCAATGCTTACTTTTACCGGGCCAATGCCAATGGCAACATGCAAAACTTTAAGGCCGCTATAGATGATTTTACCTCGGTGATAGAACTGAAGGACAATTACCCGAACGCTTATTTCTATCGGGCCAATGCGAAGAGCAACCTCAAACAATTCAAAGAAGCGATCGTCGATTTTGACAAGGCTGCGCTGCAAAACAGCCGTAATGCTGATATTTTTCATTACCGCGCAAATGCCAAACTGAATATTGGCGATAATGCCGGCGCCATTACCGATTTTACCCGCGCCATCGGCATTAACCCTAAAAAGTACGAGCTGTTTGAGTACCGAGGCGTGGCCCGTGCCAACATCCGCGATTATAACGGCGCCGTGGCTGACTATACGCAATCCATCAAGCTTAACCCGCGTAATGCCGATGTATATTATTATCGCGCCAACGCAAAAAGTAACCTGGCTGATTTCAGGGGGGCGATAGCTGACTTTGACAAGGCCCTGCAACTTAACCCACGCAATGCCGAAGCGTTTTATTATCGCGGCAATGCAAAAAGCAATATAAATGATAATAAAGGCGCAATTGATGATTATAACATGGCCATTAAGTTAAACCCAAAGCTTACGGACCTGTACCATTATCTGGGCAATGCCCGCAGCAATAGTGCCGATAATAAAGGCGCCGTTGCCGATTATACCAAAGCTATTGAGCTTAACCCGGTAAATGCCGAGCTATATTTGTACAGGGGCATAGCGTACAAAAATTTAAGCCAGGCTGATTCGGCCATGGAGGATATTAACCGGGCCATCCGCCTTAACCCTAAATATGCCGAGGCTTATCTCAACCGCGCATATCTGCATGTGGATAGTCAGCGGTACGAGGCCGCGGTGATGGATGCCGATAGTGGCTTGCTGTACAGCCCAAAGAATGATAATCTATTTGCACTGCGTGGTAAGGCTAAGTATTACCTAAAGGACACCACTGCCGCGCTGGAAGATATTAACAAGGCGCTTGAGCTGAATCCGCAAAGTGAAACCGCCTACAATACCCGCGCCGACCTTAAGGTTGACATGGGCCGGTATGCCGAAGCGATAAAGGATTACGACAAAATATTGGCCATCAACCCCGGCCGTACGGATATTTACACCAAGCGGGGCGATGCCAAAGCCGGAGCCGGTAATAACAAGGCGGCCATGCTCGATTATGAGAAAGCGTTGGAGCTTAACCCTAAAAATGAACAGGCTATACTCAATTTAGGTATAGCAAAAGATAAGCTAAGCGATTACAACGGAGCGCTTAAATTGTATAACGCCGGTATCACGATCAATCCGAAAAACAAGTTTTTTTACCTGCAAAGAGGTATTACCCGCAGTCATCTGGATGGATCACGGGTGGCGTTGCTTGATTTTGATAAGGCGATAGCTATTGATAGTAATTTTGCCGAGGCATACGGTAACCGTGGTTTAGAAAAACTGCGCGACCGTGATAGCGAGGGTGGCTGGATTGATTTGAACCATGCCATACAGCTTAACCCCGCGCCTGAGAATTACCTGCTGCTGGGCGGCGCTAAAATGGAGCAGAAAGAGTACCAGGGCGCTTTGGATTATTACAGTTTGGCCATTGAAAAAGCCCCTCGTAACATTAAGGCTTACATGATGCGCGGTATAATAAAAAGCCTGCTGGCTGATACCGCTGGTTGTTTTGATGATTTTAATACAGCTTTTAAAATTGAGCCGCAAAATGAGAATATCTATATTGAACGATCAAAAGCCCGCTTAAACCTGCGCGACTCAATAGCCGCTGTAAAGGATTGTAATACAGCCATTGATCTGAACGAGCAAAACGCGTCGGCATATTTGCAAAGGGGCATTGCTAAATTCGCGCTTAAAGATTCGCGCGGGGCTATACAGGATTATACCGAGGCACTCCGCTTGCAGGATAATTTGAAACAGGCCTACATTCGCAGGGGCGAGGCTAAAGCCCGATTGCGCAACTATGTGGATGCCATTGCCGATTATAATACGGCATTAACCTTTAACGATCGCGACAAGCAAGCTTACTACCTGCGTGGCCTGGCACGCATAGCGCAAAAGGAAAAAGACAGCGGCTGCCTTGACCTGAGCAAATCAGGCGAGCTGGGGCTTAAAGAAGCGTATGATGCCATACGTAAGTATTGCAACTAA